The region TGCGTTGAATGTATGACCCGTCATGTCAATCTCTCTCATATTGATATAGTGTCCCACATGTGTGTGTGGCGCCCGATCCCGGCTTCCTGCTACTCCAGGCCTTCTTCCTCTCCACTTCCCCGCACTGTCACCTTCATGTCGAAGAAAATGCTCAGGGCCTCGTGACGATCCTCCACACCCTTCTTACTCCAACTCTCTCTTGACAGCCTGCCAGCTGCCTTTGCCTCCATCCATCCTTGCCGCCGCCTGTCCCTTGGCCATATTTGTTCTTCATTTTTACATCGTGTTCATCGACTGTGGTGCACGGTGCGTCTGGTCTATCACCCCTCACATTTGGCGGCTCTGCTCGTCCTAGCCTGTCTTGGCCTTTCTTCTCCTTGCTCCCCCTCTCTCTCTCTCCCTCCCAGCTTTTCCTTGTCTCGTTATAGTATTCTCTATATACATGGTATCTCTTATCTATGCCTTGCATTCGCCGTCAAACCTGTCATTGTCCAGCTTCAGCGCCACAGCTGACTTTACCGTGTTGAAGGTATCCGCCCACTGGACTCCGGTGACATCGCACGGTGCCAAGACCTGACCCCTGCTTTCACACGTGCTCCTTTTCCCCTTGATGCACTCGGTGCGACATGGCGCACAATCCAGATGAGTACATGTGATCACCCTAGACTCCTTTATTGGGTTTTAGTGTGCTTGGAATTAGTCGCGCGCGTTTATTTGGCCAAAATTTGACGATTTTACGTGGACCTTCTCCATCTTCGCGAAGTGGAGGGACGCGCCGTACGTTCCCTTGAGCGCGTTGCCCCGTATAGGTGTAAATGAGAGCACTGGGCCAAGCATTTATCACATTGCATCCTATAGCGAGACAAACGAAGAATGCAACACTGACAAAGGTACAAGGTGCACATAGCCTCATCATCGATACAGTGATTCCAATACAGCAACGTGTAACACACCATGTCAGTAAATTATGCGTGAAAAAAAGTGGCCATGTTCGTCCATGTCATGAAAGATCTACAGATATTAGTCGAGCCACCAGGAAGCGACTGCACTATAGAGCAATGTCAACGAAACTAGCATCGATATAAACCACATAGACGATAGACACATTTACACGATGAAGGCAGCTTATTTTCTACGTCAATCTGAGCCATCACTTTCCTGGTCCTGGGACAAGTCAGGCCGCTCCCACTTCGCGCTTCATGCACGAACGGCCCTGCATACTCGCTTGTGCTATGACCCAGCGCCATGACACGCATAAGGCCCTAGGGCCCGCGTATCATGTGATGGGTGTCGCGACGTGATCATGTGACATGCTTTTAAGCCTACGCTCACACTCGCGAGGCACAGGATGGATATGCAGGTGCCTCATGAGTCTCTGCTGCTTGCGTCTGCTGTAAATCCAGTGCTAGACCTCGTGGCACTCGTAAGCCGCGAGGCCCCACCAGAAAAGCCAGCATCGACCCTCCCGCCTGGGGTCAATGCAGCCCAGGCTGCCATGCGGCAACGCGTCTTGGACATGCAGGCGCGCAAGAAAGGACAACTCGCTCATCCAGCTTCGTCTTCCATTAGTGTTCAGTCTGGACCGACTGTACGCATCTCAGTCTGGCGCACAGGAAAATATCCTTCTCCCGTCTGGGATAAACCCTTTGAATTGCCACCTGGGCCACCGGGGGCAACGAGTCAATCCCTTCAAGTGCTGAGCATGACCTGGGCTCCCAAAGGCGACCGTCTTGCTGTGCGCGCGTGCATTACAAACATTCTTGGTGGAACTCCTCATCATACCCTTCTCTTGTATCTACTCTCTGTGTACGATGGTGGCCTGTTGCATGCCCGTCTAGTTCCCTGTTCACACCCCccatcgcacgcgtctcTGCTTTGGATACCCCTCAGGCTTTCTGGCTCCCTTGATTCACAAGCACTGCATATTCTTCAACGACTGGCTCCACTATACCCTGCTCAACCTTTTGACGATGACAAGGCTCGATGGCACGGATCATCCCTTCCCCACTCGCCACCCGGTGAATcacccagcgccgcgtgtgtgcgtggcatcgGTGTTCTTGCATCAATACCCTTTATGCTTCGCCTTGACGAGGATGCACCGTCCCTCCTCCTCTCTGCCGAAAACCAAGCGATCGAAGCTTGGATGGATGGTACGGTGCCGCTAGCCCCTACGGTCCTCCCGGGCTCCATTCTTTCGCTGGCCGCCGCGGATCACTCGGCCAGCGCCCTCATCCACGATGCATCTTCTCTTCGCACATTCCGTATATCTCTACCATGGGATATTTCGTTCCTCCATATCGCGCGTCTCTCTTCGTCCTTCCAACACTGCCTTGCTATCGCTCTCGATGCCACCTTTTACGCCACACATGCTTGGTCTACTTTTGTTCGCCCCCGAGCTAACGAGTGGCTCGCTCTTTGGCATGACCTGGCGAATGCCTATGGTGTCGACATTGTGGCAGACTGGATGACGCTCCTCACTACGGCTCTTCCTTCTCAGCCATGCGAGCAACTTCTTTCTCAGCTTACCGAGGGCGCACTCATTGCTATGGAATCTGACATGAAACGCGGTCTCAAGCGGATTCGTCGCCTGGCCGCGACGAATGTCGTACCGGCATGCGAGCGTCTTTTGATTCTTTTGACTGAATGGATGGGCTGTGCTTCTTGGTCCACCCGTTACCCGCCCTCATCACCCCGTATCTCATCTCTCATTTCTCTTATTCAGACTTGTCATGGTTTGGCTATCTCGCTACaagagcatgccgagcgtgaACTCCTTGCCTTTGATGAGTTTTACAAATGGTGGCGCTATGAGCAAGAGCGCTTGGAGCGAGCCAAATCAGACATCCCGTCGGCCCACGTTCCGATCCAGCATGATACCCTCTCGGTCCTTGAGCTTTGTCGACGTGGCTTTCTTTCACCAGAGCTAGACGCTATTCTATCAGCTCCCGCGCAGGAGGCAGCACCTGCACCACCCGGTCAGGCAACCGATAACGCTGCCGACTCATCCGACGACAGTCATGCTATCTCTGAGCCCTTGTTCCCTCCTCAACGCGTCTTGTATGAAGAGACACGTCCACTCCATGAACCCTCTTGCGTCACAGTCCAAGATGCCCTtgcatggctcgatgcACAGGAAGCGTCAGAATCGAACCAGTCTCAGCCTGCCGATGATCAATGGCACCAAGTCTTTCACCACACCTCCCTATTTACGGGTCCAGCCGCCTCAGCAGAGCCGCACATGCTTCCTGGCCACGCGCTTTCCCTTTTCCAGCAGTTAGAGGACGCAGGAAAGGCTGCCGGACATATCTTCTCAGCTGCCCTTTTGCACGAGTCCACATCGTCTTCCGAATGTGCCGATCCTTGGCCCATGCCTGCATCCCCATGCCTGCATGACGATGCGCTCCGTTCAGTTGCGGCAAatgctgcggcgcacgtcgcaTCTCACATCCCTCGTCCTATGATGCGAGCCATTCCCACTCAACGAGATACCCACACGCACCTGTACTTGTCGGATACCCAACTCTCCCTTGTGCAAGTGTCGTCCTCTCCTTGTGCCGTGCAAACGATACAAGTACCTTCGGGCGGGCAACTTTTAGACGCGACCTTATCGCCGCTCTACCTGTTTGTGCTCTGGGTGGACGCTGAGCAATCTACGTACGTGGGCGCTTTTCCAGCGTCACGCACACCCTCTTGGCCCCCTCCGCACTCTGTGCCCATGCACCGGGGCCGGTTCCTCGCCGCTTCGCAACGTGATGCATGCCTCGTGCTCAAAGAAGATAAACGCTCGCTATCAGTGTATGTACCTTGATTGTAATCCCTTTTAGAGCTTTTCTGTGAGTTCAGGCACTGCCTCATACAGATCAGCCACCAGACCCATGTCGGCCACTTGGAAGATGGGTGCTTCTGGGTCCTTGTTGATGGCCACGATCGTCTTGCTGTCCTTCATACCAGCCAGGTGCTGAATAGCTCCACTGATACCCACAGCCACGTAGAGCTCAGGAGCCACAATCTTACCCGTCTGACCCACCTGGAGGGCATTGTCCGCGTAGCCCGCGTCCACGGCAGCACGCGACGCACCCACAGCGGCCTCCAGCTTGTCAGCAAGTGGCTCAATGTACTTCGCAAAGCCCTCAGAAGACTTGAGGGCACGACCGCCCGACACAacgcgcgacgctgtggcCAGGTCAGGACGCGTCGACTCGCTCATCTtctcctgcacgagcttggTAGGCTGCGGCACCTCACCAGCGTCGACCTCTTCCACCGAAGCACTGCCACCTTCCGCACTTGCGGCGTCAAAAGCAGTACCACGGACCGTCACCACCTTCACACCGTCCTTCGACATCACAGTGGCAAGGGCGTTGCCAGCATAGATAGGGCGCACAAACGTGTCCTCACCCTGCACCTCAATAATGTCTGACACCTGCGACGAGTCCAGGCACACAGCAGCACGGGGAATAATGTCACGACCCACGGCCGTGTGGCCTgccacgacgtgcgtgtaGGACTTGGACTTGACAAGCGACTCGATCAGCGGCGCAATCGGCTCAGCCAGCAAAGCGGAGAATGCATCCGACGTGCTCACCAGCACCTTGGAGACACCCTGAACCTTCGAGGCAGCTTCAGCcacggccttggcatgACTCGACGAGCCCGCCACAAGTGCGTGGATCTCGCCGCCGAGCTTTTGGGCGGCTGTGACAGCCGAGAGCGACGCGGGGTTGATCACTCCGTTCTTGTGCTCAACAAAAAGAAGCGTGTTGGCCTGACGCATAGAAGACGTCGAAAAGGCGCGCAGCGGCGTAGCCGCACGGCTGCCAGCCCGGAGCATCGAACGAACAGCAAACATGATGATAAAGCGGTACAGACAAGGCCTCTATGGACCGGGCGCTTGCGGAGTAGATCGGACTCATGCACGTGACGCGCATCACGTGCAACAGAGCCTGACACGCGCGCTACGGGGCTATAGGCGCCGGTGGGGTGGGGGGTCGGACCAGTCCCGCTTTGCCTGTGGCCTGGTTCGAGGACGTGCGCAGCTTGCCTGACACCATGCCGAGACGATTCGACGGCCGTTTCTTCGTTTCCGTGCTTTTCATAGTGAGTAtacgcggcggcggtgtcTTGGTCGGGTAGGCATGCCACGAGTGCCGGGCCACCAGGGCTTCCACGGCCGGGTCCATGCCCTCCTTCATGACCATGGGCTCGCACAGACCCAAGGCCGCCTGTTGTACATCGCCCTGAATCCACATATCAAACACGCCAGACCACTcgcttgcgctgctgggaAAGTCGTAGTTCATATACACCACACGGACAGGTGGTTCGTGCGCCCCTTTCTTGCGGTCCGCATTCTGCATCCGACATGCCTTGGAAAATTCGCGCACAATGCGCTTAGTTCCTGGCACCTTGAGACTTGTCCCTGCCACAATCAGCATATCCGGTGGCAAGGGCTTGAGTCGTCGGGGCCGACGGGGAGGTGGGTCCGACACCTGATCTTCGCTTTGGAATGCATCGCCGAGAGCATCTTCGGCCTTGATACTGCCAGATGTCACGCTCAAGTCGCCAATCTCCTCCCTTTGCCGCTCCTTTCGTTCCCGCGCACGCGTCTCTGCCATAGTCTCTGGAACATCAGGCTCATGAGGATCTCTGATTCCCAGCAAATCGCGTTCCACACATGCTCCCACATGCTCTGCAGCATCGTTTTCGCCATTATACAACACGACATCCACTTTCATACGCCCAATTCCGCGCGAACGAAGCCCAGCAGATGTGCGGAGCTGATCTGTCACTTCACATTGTTCGCACCATACGGGTTCGCCCCGTCGCAGTGTCTCTAACGCCTGCCGCCCGGCCTCCTGCTCCCGGGTGAGGCGTAGTTTGTGCGAGCAAAGCATGCATGTCATGCTCGACAGACTTCCATGCAGTGGTATCGCACGAGGAAACAGTGGCTTTTCGCACGAGGGATGGGTCGAAAGCCTGACGGATGAATCGGACTGGGACCGTGCAAACTGTGCACCTCGCTTCCGCTTCGATGTAGGCAAGCAAGCTTCAGGAGATCCAACGCCAAAAGAGAGCCCCACCTTTTCTTCTAGTCCATCAATATTCTGGGTATACACGCGTTGAAGGCGCCCTTCCATATCCAGGCGGCGTAACATATGGTGGAAGAGTGTGGGCTGGGCGGCATCCGACATATCCTTGAGCTCGGCGATCATCGCAAAGAACAAGGCAGTCGAGGATTCCGATTGAAATAAGCGGGCATCAAACAGATCCTTTCCACTTGTGAGACCACTAGTAGGATAACGCCGCTTAAGCGAGGCAAAAAGACCTGAGGCGGATCGAAAATCGGGTATATTAGCAGGGGACGATACAGAGATacctgcgccgcatacAACAGCAATGCGCCGTGCTTGTCGGAACGATTGGTATACACGTCCTAAATCATGCTCCACCTGCGTCGATACTTGCGCATAGTTTGGCATCTGTATGTCCCGAGGTGCCTGATACGTCAAGGTGGTGGGTACCGCTTGGCCCACGGGCTCACTTTGCGTCTCTGTCTTGACTGAGCCCAACGTACTACTGCGCGTAAAGACACGTCTTCCTTGCGAGACTGGCTTACGCGACAGCTCTACCGGCTCGCTGGGCGCCGGCAGACACACGACCAACATGTCGGCTGCCTCGCCGCGGTTGTTGTGATCGTCGTGGGTCTGTTTTCCCCACGTGACTAGTGTTGGACGACGTTCGATTCGCCCAGACCAACAAAATAGGGCCGTGCCTCCATCTCCCGTACAGCGAAAATATCGCCCCGGTCTGGATCGTAACCAACGGCCGTCAAATGCATCAGATGGGCCCACACGCTCCGGCTATCCCACCACGCAACAAAAATCGCCCGGTTTACACTGGGACCTCGCCTGAATTCACCGCCTTTCCTCCCGCTCAAAGTCCTACCTCGCCGATCCGTGCACGTTCTCCTCTTCAACACACTTCGCCACCCGCGAACTTATCCAGCGCCACACCGAACGCTACTGTACCACAGTCCTTCGACATACCACAAAGTGCATCATCGCGGCATGATGCATCCCACGTGCCTCCGCCCTGGGGCTTACCTATCCCATCCCCCAACCTTTCCGAAACGACGCGCGACGAGAACGCGTTTCCTCGCACGTCGGTCCGATCTTTGCGCTTCTCGGACGATCGCGGGTCTTTGTCCGACTCATCTCAATCGTCGCTGCAACAAGGGGCGTCTACTTGGCAAAGGCCCGGTGGTTCCTTTGAGGGGCGGAGCCGCGTCCCCGAAGGTGCTTATACCATCTATGCACCCGCGCCACCATCTGTCGTGCGCAGCGTCCCGCGTCATTCGAGTCGCTCTCGCACTTCAGGGTCAACTTCCGACCAAGATGGATCCTCCTTCATGACAAAGAGCTCAACGGCCTCTGTGATCATGAACGATCAAACGGATCCCGGGGACGCAAATGCTTTGTCCACAAAGTCTTCTCTACCGCTCTATATCGAGCCTCAGGCGCCAAGTACGAATCGCTCATATGGCTCATCAGAGACAAAAGCCCCGGTGTTCccggcgtcgtcgcccaCCGACATATCTCTGCCAAGTCAGCCTCCTTTGCCAGCCCGGCCCGTGCCACCCACACCAGCACCGCCCTCGACTGACAACGGATCCGCAACATCCCCGCACTCCGATGCCGAAACTCGTCCTGATCCCACCAACAAGAAGAAAGAGAAGCGACTCTTTTTCCTCAACTTGCCTAAACGAAATAGCGAAAGCAAGCTCCGGGACCTTGTAGGGTCGAAAAAAGAGCCGCATGACGTATCATCTACCCCTTCCATCACAAAAGAGACACTACTCACCAAAGACTCTATGCCCCCGTCGCCAAAGACCGTACCCGTATCAGCGCCACCAGGCTCTGTATCTGAAGATGAGACTTTGATCGCATCTCGCCGTCTCGCATTCGCTCCTGCCCACGCAAACAGTCCATGGGCTCCCTCAGAAGTTGTGCATACACAGCGCGAGTCCCATGCGTCTGCTTTGGAGGTCGTTCAAGTCACACCGCCAAAGTTCAAAGAAACCCGCCACGCTTTTGATGCGCAGAGTCCATCCAAGTTGCCGACAGAGGCATGGACCTTTGCACCCTCAGCATCGGCCCTACAAGCTGGGCATGATGCTGAGCTtgacgagcggcgcatgccgtGGGCCGTGTCAGAGTCACCGTGGCCGGTTGATAACAACGTGCCTTTCGAGTTGGAAGAGGTGGAAACAGTTCAGCCGGTCACGTCTCTACCCATTCTTTCACACGCAGACTCTGCAGCTCAAGAGGCCGAGGTATCTAAAGATCTCCCCGTGGTGCCGCCCACGGAGGCGAACGACGTCTCCTCCAAAATGACTGAGGCATCCAGGGTCTCCCCCAAGACAGTGGAAACGACCAATGAATCACCCGCCAATACGAAAGAAAACGCCAACATAATCCCATCGAACATCAGCCAAGAGCCAAACGATCTGCCCGCTCCGGCAGCGGGTGAGGTGCCTACGTCCAAAGACACTCTCGAAGAGACGACGCATAATGCCGTGACACAAACTGATGCTAATGCCAGTGAAGCAACGATGCCTGAACGTACTGTTGACGGTGCGGCGCCGGATTCATCTGCTGCCCCTGCGACAGATGCATTTGCCACAGAGCAAGCACCAAAAGATCAGGAAAAAGAAGATTCGACGCTGGAGCACTTGGCCGAAACGATTCCACCAGCATCTACAGCAGGAATCGCCGCCGAATCCGTGGGAATAAGAACTTCGGAAGAAGTAGACAGAGCCGATGTATCTGACACCGGGGAACGTACTGAGAAAGAAGCAGCCCCTGATGGTGTGTCTGAAGCCACAACTACGACAAATGCTCAAGATGCTGCCGAAACTTCGCAGACTGACACTGCCCAGGCGGATCAGTCATCCGAGTCTATGCCAGGTGCCTTGCCACCAAAatgcgtgccatgcgatTCGACCACAGAGACTCCAATACACTCTGCGCCCGACATTCCGCCGCCTATTGCACCCGAACAAACAGATGCCGTGCCCAAACCATGTCTCGTGATCGAATATTGTGATCGTTGCAGATGGATGCACCGTGCTATTTGGCTCCAGACTGAACTGCTGATTACTTTTTCTGAAAAAGGTGCGCTCGATAATGACGCGCCGAAAGCATCAGGCGGCGGGTACTTGGCATCTTCCATGTTGGTCCCACAAGCCAAGCCCGAAACGGCTGGTCGTTTCCGTGTTTGGCTCGTTTTGGCAAATGCTGTCGAGCTTATTTGGGACCGAAAGACCCAGGGCGGCTTCCCTGAGCTCCGTGAGCTCAAGAACCGTGTTCGTGATAAAATCGCTCCGACGCAGCACTTGGGCCACTCGGAGCTCGCTTCACGCGGATCATCGTATGGGTAGTGGTATGAATTATGCTACATGGAAAGAATCAACATCGTGCCGAGCAACACGCTCCAAAGTGCCGTAATGGGCAGCACCACGTGGGCAGCGGCATTGGGGGGTTCGCCATCGGATCGTGCGATTGTCTGGATGTATAGCACAGCTACGCGCCCATCCACGACAGGCTGCCCCTTGGCAGCCATTTCTGCGTGGCTGATGTTGTTAGATGTGGCATTCATGAGGATTCCTGAGTCGATCCACTGTACAGTGGCGCGGAACTTGTTGCCCTCCCACTCAATGCCATCGGGGTTCGTAGCCCTCTCAATCACATCATCACGTCCACGATTGTATCCATCTCGTTCGATATTATGCAGATTTTCTAAGCTTTGTTCGAGCGAGACGGAGATAAAGATAGACCTGTCCATATGTAGCCGTTGCTGGAACCAACGAAAATGATTCCCTCCCACAATGGATTCCTTGCAGGTTCCCACGTCAGGGAATCCATAGTTCCATCGCAGCACTCCATTCAAACCTGACTCCGAGCCTTGCTTTACATTTCGATTCCCATTCCCCAAGTTGGCATACATGATGGTCTGGGAATCACCTTGACCAAGACAAGAGACACCGAAGCCAAGGGCCGTCGCCCATATCAGGAATCCTTCCGGCTTGAGCACATCCGGCGACGAAGTGTTGGAGATGATCACATTCAACGGCTCGCCCTCATATGGACGATCAGGGTATTGGCCCAACATACTTCCTCCGGTATCTAATGGGTTCATGAAGCCCTTGGGCAGGGGCGGCGAAGGCGGCGAAGATGGCTTGGTCGTAGAGGCGGTTCTGTTCCGTGATAACGTACTGCGCCTAGATGATCTAGAAGATATTGAgctcgccctcgagctTGGGCTCCTGCGTTGCGCCATTGCCAAAGAGGCGTACAAGAACCATAGTATCGCCACCCAACGCAATGGTTGCATGGCAGGACACGAGCGGCAAGTGGAGCTGTCATGGGGGCCTTTTTCGGCCCAATCATCAAGCATAGAACGCGCTGGCTATGTGGGCACTATGTATCGACGTGTACGCCGGGCCGATTCGTCCATATTTCCACGCAGTCGCGCAGTGTACAAGTTAGCCGTGGGCAATTTGCTGTCCGTAGAAGAGGTCGCAGTGTACCATGCTGCTTTATAATTCACGGCGCGCGGTAGCACGCGTCGCGATGGATCAGAGCGACCCACGTTGTCGAGTGTTGTGGTGAGTGGCATGTCATGGACAGTTGCATCAGGCTCATCGACCGACATGATCGAGTCATCTCCCACTGCTTGGGCTGGTTGCACTTTCGGCCGTGCCATGGTATCGTCAGAGCGAGTGGGGTCGGGGGGCGTCCATAATTTTggcggtgcagcagcatccGTATGCTTGATAAGCTTCCGTAGCGACGATTCCACCAAGCGTGCGTTATCCAACTTTCGATTCACGAGCTGGAGCGCGGGCATATCGGACAGCATTTCGGTTGCATACACGGGCGTAAACATCCAACAGTGACGCGGTGGCTCGGGAGGTAAGTGGTCTGGAATAATATCATGCATGAGAGTAGCCCAAGTTGTGGTCTGACTTTCGCTCTCGTCACCCTCGTCTTCAGACGGGAGAAAAGAGGAGCTAGGGCTCTCCCATGCCTCATGACCACGCTTCGGTTCAGCCACATGCACTCGACACCGTTGCTCAGTCTGCCCCCGCAACCGACTCGCAAATGCACCCAATTCCTCCAGAGATATCCCCAGGCCTTCCAACGTATCCATGACATCATGGATCGTTGGATAATTCCTGTTGACCAATTGGTTATATCGCATGCAATTGTACAGCAGCGTCATGACAACTGCGGTTAGTCCCACATGACATACACATATCGACCAGTCCCTCGAAGCGGTCCAgtgcgcggcggcgtgtGCCCTCGAAACCAGCATCCTGTGCCACATGTGCAATCAGCTTAGAtacggcggcgcgtgcatctTGCTCTAGCAcatcggcgcgcgccgctgtaGGCGGCACGTAGCTCGATACACCCACCATCAACGCCGCAGCTACGCGCGTCGGAATGGAGGTGATGCGCCACGAAGAGAGGGCCTAAAGGGAATTCGGCCGAATTTCGAGAAAAGGGTCCTTTTCTCCGTTCCATGCTCCGGAcagcgcgaggcgtgtGGCAGCACGGAGCACGGACGCGGCACGCTTTTTCGACCATGTCTTTCCAGCCACCCTACATGTATATAGAAGCAGATGCACTTGCATCCAAACTCAAAGAACAAAGACCAAGCACGGCTGTAGTAGATGTGCGAGGTACGTTGCCATCAATGACACTTACCCTAGACGATGACTTCGAGGGCGGACATATCAAAGGTGCCTTTCATTCACCCTCTTCAACATTTCTCGATGGCGTCAACACGCTTCTGAAACCGCTAGAAACATGTATGTTGTGCACGTATTGACCGAAGACGAAAACGTTGTGTTCCACTGTGCTCTTTCGCAACAACGGTACGTACTACCTCTACTTATACGTCAGTGGCCCCAAAGCTGCACGCATATACCGCGAAATTCGAGATGCGAATATCGAGGCCGGACGAATGCCGCCGACCACGCAACAGGTATACGTTCTTCGTGACGGGTTTTCTCACTTTGGTAATAAATTCAAAAGAGATCCTGAGCTTGTCGAGGACTGGGACGAAGAGGCCTGGCAGTTTCGTTAGCGCGTAGTGCATTTTTTGGTAGGTCGCGCATGTCTTGCATCCACATAATTAAAATTGCATTTCGCCTTCATGCCCTTTCCATCGGAGGAGCAACATGCTGCCCACGCTTCCACCTCCGCCCTGGAGGATCGGTCGACTCTCATCCATAGAAGGGCGTCACACTCATCTCTCCCTGATGTGAGCGGCGACGAGACGAGCGATCCTTGCACTTCGCACTCTCTGGTGGACGCTCTTGACCTTGCGACGTCCTTACCGTATTGGTTTGCCtatgctcgagcgcgcatgTCCGATTATATTAAAGATATGGAGCACCTCGTCTATGCAAACAAGGCACACAGGATGTCCATCCTTGTGCCACTTGAA is a window of Malassezia restricta chromosome III, complete sequence DNA encoding:
- a CDS encoding electron transfer flavoprotein alpha subunit, which gives rise to MFAVRSMLRAGSRAATPLRAFSTSSMRQANTLLFVEHKNGVINPASLSAVTAAQKLGGEIHALVAGSSSHAKAVAEAASKVQGVSKVLVSTSDAFSALLAEPIAPLIESLVKSKSYTHVVAGHTAVGRDIIPRAAVCLDSSQVSDIIEVQGEDTFVRPIYAGNALATVMSKDGVKVVTVRGTAFDAASAEGGSASVEEVDAGEVPQPTKLVQEKMSESTRPDLATASRVVSGGRALKSSEGFAKYIEPLADKLEAAVGASRAAVDAGYADNALQVGQTGKIVAPELYVAVGISGAIQHLAGMKDSKTIVAINKDPEAPIFQVADMGLVADLYEAVPELTEKL
- a CDS encoding NAD-dependent histone deacetylase SIR2, whose translation is MLVVCLPAPSEPVELSRKPVSQGRRVFTRSSTLGSVKTETQSEPVGQAVPTTLTYQAPRDIQMPNYAQVSTQVEHDLGRVYQSFRQARRIAVVCGAGISVSSPANIPDFRSASGLFASLKRRYPTSGLTSGKDLFDARLFQSESSTALFFAMIAELKDMSDAAQPTLFHHMLRRLDMEGRLQRVYTQNIDGLEEKVGLSFGVGSPEACLPTSKRKRGAQFARSQSDSSVRLSTHPSCEKPLFPRAIPLHGSLSSMTCMLCSHKLRLTREQEAGRQALETLRRGEPVWCEQCEVTDQLRTSAGLRSRGIGRMKVDVVLYNGENDAAEHVGACVERDLLGIRDPHEPDVPETMAETRARERKERQREEIGDLSVTSGSIKAEDALGDAFQSEDQVSDPPPRRPRRLKPLPPDMLIVAGTSLKVPGTKRIVREFSKACRMQNADRKKGAHEPPVRVVYMNYDFPSSASEWSGVFDMWIQGDVQQAALGLCEPMVMKEGMDPAVEALVARHSWHAYPTKTPPPRILTMKSTETKKRPSNRLGMVSGKLRTSSNQATGKAGLVRPPTPPAPIAP
- a CDS encoding Rdx family protein, encoding MHQMGPHAPAIPPRNKNRPVYTGTSPEFTAFPPAQSPTSPIRARSPLQHTSPPANLSSATPNATVPQSFDIPQSASSRHDASHVPPPWGLPIPSPNLSETTRDENAFPRTSVRSLRFSDDRGSLSDSSQSSLQQGASTWQRPGGSFEGRSRVPEGAYTIYAPAPPSVVRSVPRHSSRSRTSGSTSDQDGSSFMTKSSTASVIMNDQTDPGDANALSTKSSLPLYIEPQAPSTNRSYGSSETKAPVFPASSPTDISLPSQPPLPARPVPPTPAPPSTDNGSATSPHSDAETRPDPTNKKKEKRLFFLNLPKRNSESKLRDLVGSKKEPHDVSSTPSITKETLLTKDSMPPSPKTVPVSAPPGSVSEDETLIASRRLAFAPAHANSPWAPSEVVHTQRESHASALEVVQVTPPKFKETRHAFDAQSPSKLPTEAWTFAPSASALQAGHDAELDERRMPWAVSESPWPVDNNVPFELEEVETVQPVTSLPILSHADSAAQEAEVSKDLPVVPPTEANDVSSKMTEASRVSPKTVETTNESPANTKENANIIPSNISQEPNDLPAPAAGEVPTSKDTLEETTHNAVTQTDANASEATMPERTVDGAAPDSSAAPATDAFATEQAPKDQEKEDSTLEHLAETIPPASTAGIAAESVGIRTSEEVDRADVSDTGERTEKEAAPDGVSEATTTTNAQDAAETSQTDTAQADQSSESMPGALPPKCVPCDSTTETPIHSAPDIPPPIAPEQTDAVPKPCLVIEYCDRCRWMHRAIWLQTELLITFSEKGALDNDAPKASGGGYLASSMLVPQAKPETAGRFRVWLVLANAVELIWDRKTQGGFPELRELKNRVRDKIAPTQHLGHSELASRGSSYG
- a CDS encoding transcription initiation factor TFIID complex subunit 8 translates to MVGVSSYVPPTAARADVLEQDARAAVSKLIAHVAQDAGFEGTRRRALDRFEGLVDMFVMTLLYNCMRYNQLVNRNYPTIHDVMDTLEGLGISLEELGAFASRLRGQTEQRCRVHVAEPKRGHEAWESPSSSFLPSEDEGDESESQTTTWATLMHDIIPDHLPPEPPRHCWMFTPVYATEMLSDMPALQLVNRKLDNARLVESSLRKLIKHTDAAAPPKLWTPPDPTRSDDTMARPKVQPAQAVGDDSIMSVDEPDATVHDMPLTTTLDNVGRSDPSRRVLPRAVNYKAAWYTATSSTDSKLPTANLYTARLRGNMDESARRTRRYIVPT
- a CDS encoding Cdc25 family phosphatase, with protein sequence MLRTARGVWQHGARTRHAFSTMSFQPPYMYIEADALASKLKEQRPSTAVVDVRDDDFEGGHIKGAFHSPSSTFLDGVNTLLKPLETYENVVFHCALSQQRGPKAARIYREIRDANIEAGRMPPTTQQVYVLRDGFSHFGNKFKRDPELVEDWDEEAWQFR